From a single Loxodonta africana isolate mLoxAfr1 chromosome 9, mLoxAfr1.hap2, whole genome shotgun sequence genomic region:
- the LOC135232375 gene encoding neutrophil gelatinase-associated lipocalin-like isoform X3 has translation MWEFRGRGLRTSLGAGGPSSSLPPLFPPPYPGDPRQVGAQEDPPPDVCWMGSQFQGRWYVLAETENSSKQREPISYYVNTFELLKNHSFRVSSFLKRNNSCDHWIRNLVQQDKPGQFTLDSFRGLGLKRYEMRVVKTDYQRFALVLHTSILATKEGVRASLYEASTNCLD, from the exons ATGTGGGAATTCAGAGGGCGAGGCCTGAGGACCTCCCTGGGAGCTGGTGGTCCCAGCAGCTCTCTCCCACCTTTATTTCCTCCCCCCTACCCTGGAGACCCCAGGCAGGTAGGTGCGCAGGAAGACCCACCCCCTGACGTGTGCTGGATGGGGTCCCAG TTCCAGGGGCGTTGGTATGTGCTGGCTGAGACGGAGAACAGCTCCAAGCAGAGAGAGCCCATCAGCTATTACGTGAACACCTTTGAGCTGCTGAAAAATCACAGCTTCAGAGTGTCCTCATTCCTGAAAAG GAACAACAGCTGTGACCACTGGATCAGAAACCTTGTCCAGCAGGACAAGCCCGGCCAGTTCACCCTGGACAGCTTCAGAG GATTAGGGCTGAAGAGATATGAGATGAGGGTGGTGAAGACGGACTACCAAAGGTTTGCCTTGGTTCTGCACACCAGCATCCTGGCCACAAAGGAGGGAGTCAGGGCCTCCCTGTACG